TCACTGCCGGGTTCACTTTCGCTCTGTCCATGTTTCTGAACATGTGGCTGCTGCTGTTGAGCACCAGCCGCGTGCTGCCGAAGTCAAGGAGCTCCAGCCTTTCCGCCTCCCGCATGAAGGTCAGGCCGTCCATCAGCGGCATGTCGATGTCACAGATGACGAGCTGCGGCTGCCGCCCGGCCTCGGCGCCCTCCCGCAGCAAACCCAGCGCCACCGCTCCGTTCGGGGCGGTGCGGACCTCCGCCCCCGGCAGGAGGTTTCCGAGCAGGCGCCCCGTTAAGAACAGGCACGTCCCGTCGTCGTCCACAAGCAGTATTCTTTTAATCGACTTTATCATCTTCACAAATTTATCCCTGCGGTGAGGGCATGCATGCCTCAGCAGCAGGCCCCGAAACGCAAAACACACAGTACACCTGCGTCAAACCCCGCCCGGTACCCCCAGCGGCACCGGCAACCGTCGTATATATCCGTAGGGGAATTCAGTACTGATACGGCTACCGGGAAAATAGAAACACGTAATATTGCCTGTGTCCTTTCTATACGACTATGTCAGCGGGATGGAGGTGCGGCGGCTGGACGCTTTCAGGGCCGCAGAGTGCCTGTTTTACCTGCACTCCCTGACGAAGGATAACCCCGGCCTGGCCCGGCAGTGCCAGCCGCTCCAGGAGGAGCTGCGGGAACTGCGCGAGGAGAAGCACCAGCCTGCCTGAGGGCGACACGAGAACGGTAAACAAGTATATATAGTTATTGCTCCCCCTTGAGATAGACCCTGAAGGTGCTGCCTTCGCCCAGCCTGCTCTCCACCTCAACCCTTCCCCCTGTGTCCTCCACCATCCGCTTCACGATGAACAGGCCCAATCCTGTGCCTTCCACGTCATTCCTGAGCCGGGCGTGGCGCTCGAAAATCGCCTCCCGCTTGTCTTCCTCTATGCCCGCCCCGTTGTCGCTGACGGAGAGCAGGGTGTAACCATCTGAAGCCTCGGTCCTGATGAATATCTCCGGTGCCCTGTCCGGCGCCCTGTACTTGATGGCGTTGCTCAGCAGGTTGTAGACAACGCTCCTGACGTTCCTGCGGGACAGGTTTATCTCAGGTTCGTTTATTTCAGTCCTTATCTGCGCCCCTGTTTCGTATATCCTGTCTTTCAGGGCCAGCTGGGCGTCCTCTACCATGTTCCCGAAGTTCACCCGCTCAGCCGCCCTGGCGAAGTCGGTGTCGCTCTCCCCTATGTCGGCAAGCTCCACGACTGTTTTGCGCAGGTTGCTCACCGAAAGACTCAGCATGTCCATGATGGGGCCTGTGTCTGCTTCTCCGGCACGTGCTCCCTTCAACACGTTCACCAGGCCCTCTATGTTGGAGATGGGGCCTTTGATGTCGTGGGACAGGGAGAAGATGATACCCTCATACCGCTTGTTGAGCTTCTCATACCGCCTCAGCACATCGATGCGGTCGTTGATGTCGATGAAGGTGATGATGACGCCGTTGGTTCTGTTCTCTTTCCTGATGATGTAGGGCAGGATGTTCATCTGGTACCACCTCTTGTCGGTGGTCTGGATTTCCTTCTCCAGGTCCCTACTGCTCTTAATCACCTCCTTAATGTTCTCGATGATGGTGGGGAAGCGGATGTTGCTGGCCACCTCGTCTATGTGCCTGCCTATGTCATCGGCTGAAAGCCTGAAGTGCCTCATGGCGGGGGGGGTGAACTTGCGGAGTATCATGTCGGCATCGACAAAAAGCTGCGGGATGATGGTGTTGCTGAAATAGTTCTCCAGCTCATCGTTCAGCTCAATCAGCTTTCTGTGTGCCCGGGTCTTTTTGTGTTGTTGCTCCATGGATAAAGATAGCAGAGAAAAAGCACAAGCGCACCAGCGATACGGCAAAATGCTCCTTCGCCTTACACAAATAGCTGACCGGGGTAGTAGGAAAACGGCCCGTCCCTTTACACTTCCCGGTCAGGCTTAGATGTATGTACATTCACCGCGTTTTCGGCAGGAAACTCAGTAACAAATTTAGATCGAGCTGTAGCTATAGATAATAAGTTGCTTTACCAGAACACAATGTGGGCAGGATGCGCCAGAGAGGCAATTTGCGTTCTCTTGTGTCCCGCAAAAGGCCGAAATAATGAGATGTGGGGTAGTAGCGGTCGAATTGAATGATTTAGTTGAACAAAAGTAGCCTATGAGGAAGCTGCACACGACCTCTCTCATAGGCCATGTTACAGAAAGCGCATCGAGTTCTTTATCTGAGTGAGTCAAACACACTGCAGCCAGGAGCTGTTCTCTGAAAAGTCAGGGACAACCTTTACCCGGTTATCAAACTTATAGGAGGAAACCAACGCAGAAACCTCCTGCTTAACTGAGACAATGCAGTTACCAACCAGGTCCTCTCTAAAGCCTTTTTCCAACAGCCCCAGTACATAGCCCACGGAAACAACCCGACCAAGTATTTTACCCAGATCCACCAGCTTGCGCTGGGTTAGGGCCTCATTGACGGTGAAGCTTAGCTCCGTCTGAAAGTGCATGCAAGCCTCCGATGTCAGCTTAAGGCTTTTAAGAAAATCAAATAAATGTGCTTGCTTTTGCTTTTTCATCAAGCGGATAACCGTATCAGCTATCTGCGTATAGAGCATTTCGTTCGAGCCCTCAAATATCTGAAAAGGCCTGCTGTCTATGATGCCCCGACCACCTATGTGGCTTACCCTGTAACCGTTGGCCCCCGAGAGCTGCACAAGAATCTGCGCTGACTCCTGCATCAAGTCCGTCACGACTGCTTTCATGCTGTTGGCTTCCAAACTCTCGGAAGCCAGATTATGGGCAATGCCGCTTACCCCGCTGCTTCTGGCGCACATGGCAGAGCATATAGTGTAGGCAGTCTGTATCCGGGATACTTGAAACTGCACCTGGTCCATGGCCAACAACCTGCCGCCCCCGACTACCCTACTCTCACAATGGGCAACCGCCTCGTCCAGCATCCGGTGTATGAAGCCCATTCCCATGCCCGGGAACTGCATCCTGCTTCTGTGCAGAATATCAAGCATCATCTTGATGCCCGTTGTTTCCGGCTGCAGTCTCATTGCGGGAGGAACTTGCAAGTCCAGTTTGTTCAGCCCATAGGGTATCATGTAGAGTCCCAGGTTATCGTAATACTCCTCCACTACCACCTGTTGGTTATCCTGGGACACGTCACATATGAAGAAGTCAATGTCCCTGCTCAGTTCCCCCTCGCCGATCTCCTTCCTGCACGCAATCAGCCAATAGTCCGCCAGGCCAGTCAGCCCTTGCCAATGCTTGGTTCCCTTTATTCTGTAGCCGCCATCATATTGCCTGTAGGAGGTCTTCATGTTCAGGGCGTCACTGCCATAGTCAGGCTCAGTGATCATAAGGCCCCCCATATTCCTGTTATAAAGGAAATGGTCAAAGATCCCTTTTTTAACCGCCTCATCGGCATACTTGGCTACAGGCTCTAAAAACAGCGCTATATTAATCCCAAAGATCAAGGAAAGGGGAAGCGACTGGTAAGAGGCTGCCGCTAATACCCCCAGACATTCCTTCACCACACATCCACGTCCTCCATACTCCTCGGGGATCGAGACAGACAAGGGAGCCTTAGACATGATCCCGCCCATCAACTCCGAGGGTACTCCTCTCTTAACATTCAGGCTATTGGTGGCTCCTTGCTCATGGAATAAATGCTGGAGTGTAGCTTCGAAATCTTTTATGAAAACAGAGTAATTCATCTTTGTTGGCTGCATAGGTTATTTGGAGTATCTATATCTATAAGGGGCCAGCCGGCAGCATGCCCTGACGGCTTGTTGCTTTCAGTGTACAAAATGAACCCATTACTAAAATAAGCCCTTCGGTATTCTTATTTACAATTTAAAGATTAAAGTCGACTATAACACCCCTGAGATATCATTCCCTTCCTGTTTGAGCCAAACCAGCTGCTAGATGGATTTAGGTGGTGACAGCTTAGGTTAACATATTTCAGGACGGGGTCAAGCATTTTCCCATCCCAGAAAACGCCAGAATTTTGAGATGAAAAGAGGAGGTACTAAACTAAAAGGCTTCTCATCATGGGGACCCATCCTTGTTCTATAACGATAGTTATGTTATCAGGGTAGTTCATCGAGTCGCTATAGTCCCCGTAGTATCTTACCACTCGGTTTAGAGCCTTTACAGGTTGTCACAAGCCATGGTGGCAATGGGAACAACCTGCTTTTTAAAGCAGTAAGTCATAACCGATCTTGCATTTAATGTAACTCCCCTGTTAATGCTTCCCTTGAACTTGGCCTGCACCCTGTAACTGTTTAATCGATGGACAAAATTAGGATCGGCGTATAGACCAAGTAAGCAACGGCCCCACAGATACCCTCTGGGCCAAGGTGATGCATGCCAGCCTTTCCAGCATCATGCCGCAGGTGGTGGCCACCTGGTGCGGGCAGACCGCCGAGCAGGTGTGTTATGGCTGCATCAGGTGCTTGACCACTGAGTGAGAAATAATAAATGAACCTATGCTGAGGTAAGCCGCGTTACAGTATTGTAAAAAACTTATTTATCTACCTGAAACCAGACTTTTCAGATAGATAAATACCTCCTTCTTTTCCCTTCCTGAACCATGCGTATTGCCTATATTTCCACTTGCTTGCCGCGGGAGTGCGGCATCGCAACCTTCAATGACAATGTGGAGCGGGCCATTCAGGCAAACTTTCCCGGTCAGACCTCTATGGAAAACGGGTATGGCATCGCCCTCAACGACTCCGATGAGCTGCAGACGTACGATTACCCCAAACACATAAAGTTTATCATCCGGCAGAACCGCCAGAAAGATTACATTGAAGCGGCCACGTTCATCAATACCAGCGATGTGCACGCGGTGGTGATGGAGCATGAGTTTGGCATATATGGGGGGGAGAGCGGCATTTATATCCTGCCGCTGCTACACCGCCTGGAAAAGCC
This window of the Pontibacter russatus genome carries:
- a CDS encoding response regulator, which codes for MIKSIKRILLVDDDGTCLFLTGRLLGNLLPGAEVRTAPNGAVALGLLREGAEAGRQPQLVICDIDMPLMDGLTFMREAERLELLDFGSTRLVLNSSSHMFRNMDRAKVNPAVIFVPKPLTKEKLLGVIG
- a CDS encoding sensor histidine kinase, with amino-acid sequence MEQQHKKTRAHRKLIELNDELENYFSNTIIPQLFVDADMILRKFTPPAMRHFRLSADDIGRHIDEVASNIRFPTIIENIKEVIKSSRDLEKEIQTTDKRWYQMNILPYIIRKENRTNGVIITFIDINDRIDVLRRYEKLNKRYEGIIFSLSHDIKGPISNIEGLVNVLKGARAGEADTGPIMDMLSLSVSNLRKTVVELADIGESDTDFARAAERVNFGNMVEDAQLALKDRIYETGAQIRTEINEPEINLSRRNVRSVVYNLLSNAIKYRAPDRAPEIFIRTEASDGYTLLSVSDNGAGIEEDKREAIFERHARLRNDVEGTGLGLFIVKRMVEDTGGRVEVESRLGEGSTFRVYLKGEQ
- a CDS encoding acyl-CoA dehydrogenase family protein codes for the protein MNYSVFIKDFEATLQHLFHEQGATNSLNVKRGVPSELMGGIMSKAPLSVSIPEEYGGRGCVVKECLGVLAAASYQSLPLSLIFGINIALFLEPVAKYADEAVKKGIFDHFLYNRNMGGLMITEPDYGSDALNMKTSYRQYDGGYRIKGTKHWQGLTGLADYWLIACRKEIGEGELSRDIDFFICDVSQDNQQVVVEEYYDNLGLYMIPYGLNKLDLQVPPAMRLQPETTGIKMMLDILHRSRMQFPGMGMGFIHRMLDEAVAHCESRVVGGGRLLAMDQVQFQVSRIQTAYTICSAMCARSSGVSGIAHNLASESLEANSMKAVVTDLMQESAQILVQLSGANGYRVSHIGGRGIIDSRPFQIFEGSNEMLYTQIADTVIRLMKKQKQAHLFDFLKSLKLTSEACMHFQTELSFTVNEALTQRKLVDLGKILGRVVSVGYVLGLLEKGFREDLVGNCIVSVKQEVSALVSSYKFDNRVKVVPDFSENSSWLQCV